A stretch of the Leptospiraceae bacterium genome encodes the following:
- a CDS encoding UDP-galactose-lipid carrier transferase, with product MNDKLKFQSVTFSETLNNKDYKKQIDELQERARLVSHYSYKKKRSIILVFEGWDAAGKGGAIRRLTSRIDPRLYTVSSIAAPNEVERNHHYLWRFWNKIPAHGNIGIFDRSWYGRVLVERVEGFTSEENWQRAFGEIVNFEDDLSDSGAIIIKYWLHVSSEEQLKRFNARKDDPLKRWKLTEEDWRNRDKWPLYEEAAEEAFSKTHKPNAPWHIIPANDKYFARTEVLRIFCDRIENELNIPSKFS from the coding sequence ATGAACGATAAACTTAAATTTCAAAGCGTAACATTTTCCGAGACTCTAAACAATAAAGACTACAAAAAGCAAATAGACGAATTGCAGGAGCGAGCTAGGCTCGTATCACATTATAGCTACAAGAAGAAAAGAAGTATTATCCTCGTCTTTGAAGGTTGGGATGCCGCAGGTAAGGGAGGGGCTATTCGTAGATTAACTTCAAGAATTGATCCGCGGCTATACACTGTTAGCTCTATTGCGGCACCTAATGAAGTTGAGCGTAATCACCATTATCTCTGGCGATTCTGGAATAAAATTCCTGCTCATGGAAATATTGGCATTTTCGATAGATCCTGGTATGGAAGAGTTTTAGTCGAGAGAGTAGAAGGATTTACCTCCGAGGAAAATTGGCAAAGAGCTTTCGGAGAAATTGTAAACTTTGAAGATGATCTTTCTGATTCAGGTGCTATCATTATAAAATACTGGCTACATGTCTCTTCTGAAGAACAATTAAAACGATTTAATGCAAGAAAAGACGACCCCTTAAAAAGATGGAAATTGACAGAAGAAGATTGGAGAAATAGAGACAAATGGCCGTTATACGAAGAGGCTGCCGAAGAAGCATTTTCAAAAACGCATAAGCCCAATGCACCCTGGCATATAATTCCGGCTAATGACAAATACTTTGCCAGAACGGAAGTTCTAAGAATTTTCTGTGACCGTATCGAAAATGAGCTAAATATCCCATCCAAATTTTCGTGA
- a CDS encoding polyphosphate kinase, which produces MMHLKDFEDSPTLEKSAYDIVEKDLQERLYILFSEASKQKFATILILEGWAGSGKGDLLKSITTRLDPRRLRVYSLENAEEKSKTHHFLYDYWNRLPLYGENVIFDGSWYSRVSYEKQEKLISKSEYKEAFKSILNFEETVLNDRYIILKYFLNISAKEQKKRLKKAADEGKKWMVSESDWKQFDNYESYERLFDEYLNKTDTQICPWNIVSAKNKYYCRISVMESIIRILEEKLRIDSRQMLQVLKSQEQQAI; this is translated from the coding sequence ATGATGCATTTAAAAGATTTTGAAGATTCTCCTACACTTGAGAAATCAGCCTACGATATTGTAGAAAAAGATTTACAAGAAAGATTATACATACTCTTCAGTGAAGCGAGCAAACAGAAGTTTGCCACTATCCTCATTCTTGAAGGTTGGGCTGGTTCGGGTAAGGGTGATTTGCTCAAGAGTATAACTACAAGACTTGATCCGCGTAGACTTAGAGTTTACTCACTCGAAAACGCGGAAGAAAAAAGCAAGACTCATCATTTTTTATACGACTACTGGAATCGACTTCCCTTATACGGAGAAAATGTTATTTTCGATGGCTCATGGTATTCAAGAGTGAGTTATGAAAAACAAGAAAAGTTAATCAGCAAGAGTGAATACAAAGAAGCCTTCAAGTCCATTTTAAATTTTGAAGAAACAGTTTTAAATGATAGATACATTATCTTAAAATATTTTTTAAATATTTCTGCCAAAGAGCAAAAGAAAAGATTAAAGAAAGCAGCGGACGAAGGGAAAAAGTGGATGGTTTCCGAAAGTGATTGGAAGCAATTCGATAACTATGAAAGTTACGAGCGGCTATTTGATGAATACCTCAACAAAACTGACACTCAGATTTGTCCATGGAACATTGTTTCTGCAAAAAATAAATACTACTGCAGAATCTCTGTAATGGAATCGATCATTCGAATCCTCGAAGAAAAATTAAGAATTGATTCAAGACAAATGCTACAGGTATTAAAATCACAGGAACAACAGGCAATCTAA
- a CDS encoding 4-alpha-glucanotransferase, which yields MSSNDSPKKTFSVRKKIVAHKRAGVSFPLLALLTKESFEGGDFHTLELMAEWGKHTGVSIIQILPLNDLGNGRSPYSSISAFAIDPLYISLHKLGINVRSRKERIVTLDLNLGRIRELKVQNLRIFYNKIFNETLKDIIKNFMNQHLWVTPYAAFKVLYNKNSGSHWKDWNYGSKYSLELQKEIIRENEEEFYFLVWIQYIAYQQLRDVKKKFEKEGVYLKGDMPILTSSNSADVWSRTELFDLSLNSGAPPDNFSEEGQNWHFPVIEWDRMKAENYSWWKERLEYLEHFYHLYRIDHVLGMYRIWAIPLGAKSAKLGFYHPQVGIKREEFLEIGLDPYDFVKREIIYEFQKDVFIFYWDFYKLEGYYTLPEETKKILYPLSHKHLEEDEAEWRKEGEDVLNFFFKNTEMQACAEDLGAVPSFVRDSIHENKIIGLDIIRWTRSFEDGSYIPADKYRPLAVSSLSVHDTSIALDWWNTASHEDQKAFRKLIHLKATHNDPSEIARAMLRFAFSTNSLFSINLLHDFVFDSSFFPEAATPNNMLYHPERHRINVPGTPEDKNWSYRFPFYVEDLLANVRHMEEIRFMLEESGRIDE from the coding sequence ATGAGTTCTAATGATTCACCTAAAAAGACATTTTCAGTCCGTAAAAAAATTGTTGCCCACAAGAGAGCGGGCGTTTCTTTTCCACTTCTTGCCTTACTTACGAAAGAATCTTTCGAAGGTGGGGACTTTCATACACTTGAGTTAATGGCTGAATGGGGAAAGCATACCGGTGTGTCCATTATTCAAATTTTGCCATTGAATGACCTTGGGAATGGAAGAAGTCCCTATAGTTCTATTTCGGCATTTGCTATTGATCCTTTGTATATTTCGCTTCATAAATTAGGGATAAACGTTCGTAGTCGCAAAGAAAGAATTGTAACACTTGATTTGAATTTGGGTAGAATCCGCGAATTAAAAGTGCAGAATCTGCGAATTTTTTATAACAAAATTTTTAATGAAACGTTAAAAGATATAATAAAGAATTTCATGAATCAACATCTTTGGGTTACACCCTATGCTGCTTTCAAAGTGCTCTATAATAAAAACTCCGGCTCACATTGGAAGGATTGGAATTATGGAAGTAAGTATAGTCTAGAACTGCAAAAAGAAATTATTCGCGAAAACGAAGAGGAATTTTATTTTCTAGTCTGGATTCAATATATCGCATACCAACAATTACGCGATGTAAAAAAGAAGTTTGAGAAGGAAGGCGTTTACTTAAAGGGAGATATGCCAATTCTTACTTCTTCCAATAGCGCAGATGTTTGGTCTCGAACGGAATTGTTTGATCTTAGCCTCAATTCTGGTGCTCCTCCTGACAATTTTAGTGAGGAAGGGCAAAACTGGCATTTTCCTGTCATCGAATGGGATCGAATGAAGGCGGAAAATTATTCCTGGTGGAAAGAGAGACTTGAATACTTAGAGCATTTTTATCATCTATATCGAATTGATCATGTGTTAGGGATGTATCGTATTTGGGCAATTCCTCTCGGTGCTAAGTCTGCTAAACTTGGTTTCTACCATCCACAAGTTGGAATTAAACGAGAAGAGTTCTTAGAAATTGGACTCGATCCATACGATTTTGTGAAGCGCGAAATTATTTATGAATTTCAAAAAGATGTTTTCATTTTTTATTGGGATTTTTATAAATTGGAAGGTTATTACACATTACCCGAAGAGACAAAGAAAATATTATATCCATTATCCCATAAGCATTTAGAAGAAGATGAAGCGGAATGGAGAAAAGAAGGGGAAGATGTATTGAATTTCTTTTTCAAGAATACAGAAATGCAAGCCTGTGCTGAAGATTTGGGTGCAGTTCCTTCTTTTGTTCGTGATAGTATTCATGAGAACAAAATCATTGGACTTGACATTATCCGCTGGACAAGATCATTCGAAGATGGAAGTTATATCCCTGCGGATAAATATAGACCACTTGCAGTGTCTTCCCTTTCTGTTCATGATACTTCGATTGCACTTGATTGGTGGAATACAGCCTCTCATGAAGATCAGAAAGCATTTAGAAAGCTGATTCATTTAAAAGCAACGCATAATGATCCTTCTGAAATCGCGAGGGCAATGTTGCGATTCGCATTTTCTACTAACAGTCTATTCTCGATTAATCTCTTACATGATTTTGTATTTGATTCAAGTTTTTTTCCTGAAGCGGCTACTCCCAATAATATGCTTTATCATCCGGAAAGACATAGAATTAATGTTCCGGGAACACCGGAAGATAAGAATTGGTCTTATCGATTTCCTTTCTACGTGGAAGACTTACTTGCAAATGTGCGGCATATGGAAGAAATCCGCTTTATGTTAGAAGAGTCAGGGCGAATCGATGAATAA
- a CDS encoding response regulator, whose product MDLEAARFTDSFVYKLEGSWDFKWKQLLDSKNFDSTEKPQFIKVPKSWNGFTFGDEAIGGIGYATFRLKIKLPPDVPPLALTMKEQGTAFKVIINGKIVKESGTVGTDTYSSIPRTLPLTIYLPQYNDNLEIIIQISNFHYRKGGMWNSPILGTHEAISRHVKIKRDLEIFLAGVIFITVLYHLGLYLFYRLDTSSLIFSIFCLTVLVRLISTGYRVLAEAFPQIPYDVYVRLEFLSWFFSIPMGIHFICKIYPSLTRFLYIKIFYLIATFFSLLLLFPSDFFSKVAIPSQIVGILEFLFGFLILIKAVNEKREGSYLFFTGSFVLLAVIVNDLLYMNEIYRGEELGPFGILTFILFQSILLSKRFLNAFIEKEKLKDTVNRDLEEKVRIRTYELNLAKEEAEKANQAQKDFLANMSHEIRTPMNGVIGMAELLMDSPLTDEQKDQVRTLRNSSHSLLVLLNDILDYSKIESGKLELEAQPFNIRTAIKETIQLFIVQAKKKNIGINLFIYEDFSEVLVGDVTRLKQIISNLLSNAIKFTEKGKVEITAKKISESFESDLISIQIKDTGIGIPEDKQHLLFQRFIQANSSSTKKYGGTGLGLAISQKLIQLMDGKLYLESQENVGSKFTVKLSLKKILADDESPQNRIKRKQNPNLKRKLKILVAEDDPTNKKLLNIILSKLDYSPTIVSNGVDAARMARIESFDLILMDIQMPEMDGLDATKAIMQDESISVKPYIVALTANAIKGDKEKYLAAGMSHYLSKPILIEELRNLLDELEAKKFQKTNSTNSGTNSGGA is encoded by the coding sequence TTGGATTTAGAAGCAGCTCGCTTTACTGACTCTTTTGTTTACAAACTAGAAGGAAGTTGGGACTTCAAATGGAAACAGCTTCTTGACTCAAAAAATTTTGACTCAACTGAAAAGCCCCAATTCATCAAAGTTCCAAAATCCTGGAATGGATTTACATTCGGCGATGAAGCGATAGGCGGCATAGGCTATGCAACATTCCGTCTAAAAATAAAACTTCCTCCCGATGTGCCACCGCTTGCACTCACTATGAAGGAACAGGGAACTGCATTCAAAGTGATCATAAACGGAAAAATCGTTAAAGAATCAGGGACAGTAGGAACAGACACTTACTCATCAATCCCGAGAACACTACCGCTAACTATCTATTTGCCGCAATACAACGATAATTTGGAAATCATTATTCAAATTTCTAATTTTCATTACAGGAAAGGAGGAATGTGGAATTCACCCATTCTTGGAACACACGAAGCAATTTCGAGGCATGTGAAAATAAAGCGAGATCTTGAAATTTTTCTTGCAGGAGTAATTTTCATCACGGTTTTATACCATCTTGGTTTGTATTTATTCTATCGACTTGACACTTCGTCTTTAATTTTTAGTATTTTTTGTCTCACAGTTTTGGTTCGATTGATTTCTACTGGCTATAGAGTATTAGCCGAAGCCTTTCCTCAAATTCCATATGACGTATATGTAAGGTTAGAATTTTTGAGCTGGTTCTTTTCAATTCCAATGGGAATTCATTTCATATGCAAAATTTATCCAAGTCTAACTCGTTTTCTTTATATTAAAATTTTTTACTTGATTGCAACTTTTTTTTCTTTGCTCCTTTTATTTCCCTCTGATTTTTTTAGCAAAGTTGCAATTCCCTCCCAAATTGTCGGTATTTTGGAATTTCTATTTGGTTTTTTAATTCTGATTAAAGCGGTTAATGAAAAAAGAGAAGGCTCCTACTTGTTTTTCACTGGCTCTTTTGTTCTTCTAGCCGTTATAGTGAATGATCTTCTCTATATGAATGAAATCTATAGGGGGGAAGAGCTTGGTCCATTCGGGATACTCACGTTTATCCTCTTCCAATCCATTCTTCTATCAAAGAGATTTTTAAACGCTTTTATTGAAAAGGAAAAGTTAAAGGACACAGTCAATCGTGACCTCGAAGAGAAAGTAAGAATAAGAACCTATGAATTAAACCTGGCGAAAGAGGAAGCAGAAAAAGCAAACCAAGCCCAGAAAGACTTTCTCGCTAATATGAGCCATGAAATACGCACACCCATGAACGGAGTCATTGGAATGGCGGAGTTACTCATGGATAGCCCCCTTACAGACGAGCAAAAAGATCAAGTCCGAACTCTTAGAAATAGCAGTCATAGTCTTTTAGTTTTACTGAATGATATATTAGATTATTCCAAAATAGAATCCGGGAAACTAGAATTGGAGGCACAGCCCTTTAATATCCGCACTGCAATCAAAGAAACAATCCAACTCTTCATCGTGCAAGCAAAGAAAAAAAATATTGGTATAAACCTTTTCATCTACGAAGATTTCTCAGAAGTTTTAGTTGGAGATGTAACGCGGCTAAAGCAGATTATCTCCAATCTACTAAGCAATGCAATAAAATTTACAGAAAAGGGAAAAGTAGAAATTACAGCTAAAAAAATAAGTGAATCCTTCGAGTCGGATTTAATTTCAATTCAGATTAAAGACACCGGTATAGGTATACCAGAGGATAAACAACATTTGCTTTTTCAAAGATTTATTCAAGCAAATTCCTCTAGCACGAAGAAATACGGCGGCACTGGACTCGGACTTGCTATTTCCCAAAAACTAATTCAATTAATGGATGGAAAGCTCTATCTAGAAAGTCAAGAAAATGTTGGATCTAAATTCACAGTAAAGCTTTCTCTAAAAAAAATCTTAGCTGACGATGAATCTCCACAAAATAGGATCAAGCGCAAACAGAATCCTAACCTAAAACGAAAACTAAAAATTCTAGTTGCGGAAGATGATCCTACAAATAAAAAGCTACTCAACATTATCCTCTCAAAGCTAGACTACTCCCCAACTATAGTCTCGAACGGAGTCGATGCAGCTAGAATGGCAAGAATAGAATCCTTTGATTTAATTCTCATGGACATTCAAATGCCAGAAATGGATGGACTCGATGCAACGAAAGCAATTATGCAAGATGAAAGCATTTCTGTAAAGCCTTACATCGTAGCTCTTACGGCTAACGCAATAAAAGGCGATAAGGAAAAATACCTTGCCGCCGGAATGTCTCATTATTTGAGTAAACCAATTCTTATTGAAGAACTTAGAAATTTATTAGATGAGCTAGAAGCAAAAAAATTTCAAAAAACCAACTCGACCAATTCAGGAACTAATTCAGGCGGCGCATAA
- a CDS encoding HAMP domain-containing protein, protein MSINPNNAQAKPISTSKNEVASNFKKSKFTIRFKLLLIISTIILFSLSSIISIATYVFKNNARTTIEENTLGMTLILTDNLSSKFLALSKNLKLAAENLIEQEGAKGKDKDFKRIFFENDSDVLFLGVYKQEGEELVMIEKLYNENKQTNVSTEENDFISTANAMSSYFVKSFAGATILRNASPIFKAPILGFSIPFKEIGNKKTIIVSFIRLNAILESFQTSGIASNFLVDEEGNLLAHPNIEFITKGKNASNSPIVKSMLTSNVSNKYQRFLEEDNLYYLGSFKKLGFMSGGVISTVNEDRAFEEVYNLQRRNIYLMIIVLMLSILFVYFYANSLTNPILTLVDASHEVETGNYQVNLKVGAHDEIGILTNSFNSMTKGLDEREKMKDAFGKFVNKDIAEMAMKGEIKLGGERKYCAIFFSDIRSFTSISEKLEPEEVVEFLNQYMTEMVKCITATHGIVDKFIGDAIMATWGALHHDDMAVVNAINGTLMMREALIKFNVGRGGDKKPIIQIGSGINSGYVISGQIGSNERLEYTVIGDAVNLASRIESLNKPFGTDILISEEAYSKVKDIFHVEKMQSIKVKGKEDPQTIFAVLGRKDDPNCIKTLSELRTLLNIKYEAPEPAAKGKKKKSDDEEKEVKYEILE, encoded by the coding sequence ATGAGTATCAATCCAAATAATGCCCAAGCAAAACCCATATCCACTTCCAAAAATGAAGTAGCTTCCAATTTTAAAAAGTCGAAATTTACAATTCGATTCAAATTACTTCTAATCATTTCTACTATCATTCTATTTTCCCTATCCTCAATCATAAGCATTGCGACTTATGTATTTAAGAATAATGCGAGAACTACCATAGAAGAGAATACTCTTGGTATGACGCTAATTCTAACGGACAATCTAAGTTCTAAATTCTTAGCCCTATCAAAGAATTTGAAGTTAGCCGCTGAAAACTTAATTGAACAGGAAGGGGCTAAGGGCAAAGATAAAGATTTTAAGAGGATTTTCTTTGAGAACGACAGTGACGTTTTATTTCTTGGAGTTTACAAGCAAGAAGGTGAAGAGCTCGTCATGATTGAAAAGCTTTATAACGAGAATAAGCAGACCAATGTCTCTACAGAAGAAAATGATTTTATCAGCACTGCCAATGCAATGTCTAGTTACTTTGTAAAATCTTTCGCGGGTGCTACCATTTTAAGAAATGCAAGTCCAATTTTTAAAGCTCCTATTCTTGGATTTAGCATACCGTTTAAAGAAATTGGAAATAAAAAAACAATCATAGTTAGCTTCATTCGACTCAATGCCATTCTGGAATCATTTCAAACATCAGGCATTGCAAGTAATTTTCTAGTCGACGAAGAAGGAAATCTATTAGCACATCCTAATATAGAGTTCATTACGAAAGGAAAAAATGCTTCTAACTCCCCCATTGTTAAGAGCATGTTGACTAGCAATGTAAGCAACAAATACCAACGTTTCTTAGAAGAGGATAATCTATATTATCTTGGCTCTTTTAAAAAACTAGGCTTTATGTCTGGAGGTGTAATCTCGACTGTCAATGAAGACAGAGCTTTCGAAGAGGTATATAATCTTCAACGCAGAAATATCTATCTAATGATTATTGTATTAATGCTTTCAATTCTATTTGTATACTTTTATGCTAATAGTCTTACCAATCCTATCTTAACATTGGTCGATGCTTCCCATGAAGTAGAAACAGGCAACTATCAGGTCAACTTGAAAGTAGGCGCCCACGATGAGATTGGTATTCTGACTAATTCGTTTAACTCAATGACAAAAGGTCTTGATGAGCGCGAAAAAATGAAAGACGCTTTCGGTAAATTTGTCAACAAAGACATAGCTGAAATGGCGATGAAAGGCGAAATTAAACTCGGCGGTGAACGCAAATATTGCGCCATTTTCTTTTCTGACATACGCTCATTTACCTCTATCTCAGAAAAATTAGAACCTGAAGAAGTTGTGGAATTTTTAAACCAATACATGACCGAAATGGTGAAATGTATCACAGCAACGCATGGTATTGTAGATAAATTCATTGGAGATGCAATCATGGCAACTTGGGGTGCACTTCATCATGATGACATGGCTGTAGTAAATGCAATCAACGGAACTCTAATGATGCGCGAAGCTCTTATAAAATTTAATGTGGGCAGAGGCGGTGACAAAAAACCAATCATCCAAATTGGCTCAGGGATTAACAGCGGTTATGTGATCTCAGGACAAATTGGATCTAACGAAAGATTGGAGTATACCGTAATTGGCGATGCTGTGAATCTTGCTTCTAGAATTGAGTCATTGAATAAACCTTTTGGAACGGATATACTAATTTCTGAAGAAGCTTACTCAAAAGTAAAAGACATTTTCCATGTAGAGAAAATGCAATCTATCAAAGTCAAAGGAAAAGAAGATCCGCAGACAATCTTTGCCGTTCTAGGAAGGAAAGATGATCCAAATTGTATTAAGACTCTCTCAGAGTTAAGAACGTTACTCAATATAAAATATGAAGCTCCGGAGCCAGCGGCTAAGGGTAAAAAGAAAAAATCTGATGATGAGGAAAAAGAAGTAAAGTATGAAATCTTGGAATAA
- a CDS encoding 2-C-methyl-D-erythritol 4-phosphate cytidylyltransferase, protein MNNIFGIILSGGSGSRMKLDKPKQFSTLRDLSLLEHSVKSFNDWGFFKSIVVVSNLDYIVDTEKSISKYLLANDRIVPGGNTRHESCLRGLEALKYDDKDIIIFHDSARPFFLKSELHAVANAAVMYGAATVADNVSETVVSCGPDGRVQGILNREEINLIKTPQSLHTSLLQILLKEKMEEDPTDLCSWALQFGVKTYLIRSNPFNMKITREGDLEMADRYYDLFKQLEQN, encoded by the coding sequence ATGAATAATATTTTCGGAATCATACTCTCCGGCGGCTCTGGTAGCCGAATGAAATTGGACAAACCAAAGCAATTTTCTACTCTAAGAGATTTGAGTTTACTTGAGCACTCTGTTAAATCTTTTAATGATTGGGGATTTTTTAAATCAATTGTTGTGGTGTCTAATCTTGATTACATTGTTGATACTGAAAAGTCAATTTCCAAATATCTTCTAGCAAATGATCGAATCGTGCCGGGAGGAAATACTCGGCATGAAAGCTGTCTACGCGGACTAGAGGCTTTAAAATACGATGATAAAGACATTATTATTTTTCATGATTCAGCTAGACCTTTTTTTCTAAAGTCCGAATTACACGCAGTAGCCAACGCAGCTGTGATGTATGGGGCGGCTACTGTTGCGGATAACGTTTCTGAGACTGTGGTGTCCTGTGGACCTGATGGAAGAGTGCAGGGCATTTTAAATCGAGAAGAAATTAATCTAATCAAAACGCCTCAGTCTCTGCATACTTCACTCTTACAAATTCTCCTGAAAGAAAAAATGGAAGAAGATCCGACAGACCTTTGTTCCTGGGCTTTGCAATTTGGAGTGAAGACTTATTTAATTCGATCAAATCCTTTTAATATGAAGATAACGAGAGAAGGAGATTTGGAAATGGCAGATCGATACTACGATTTATTTAAACAATTGGAACAAAATTAA
- a CDS encoding DUF309 domain-containing protein, with the protein MKFDIEVNPILEFISNHPNALDTREYAFARAIDFYNRKKYFEAHEIFEFQWKKEQGNQKLFLQALIQISVAMNKVYVNVNLVGALSQARLALEKLLFLKSNAPDLKNKLACLEVIVENLKRLIDIIERKELDTSDYAPPELVPELVELVF; encoded by the coding sequence TTGAAATTTGATATTGAAGTCAATCCTATATTAGAATTTATTTCCAATCATCCGAATGCCTTGGATACTCGAGAGTATGCGTTTGCGCGAGCAATTGATTTCTATAACCGAAAAAAATACTTTGAAGCACATGAAATATTTGAGTTTCAATGGAAAAAAGAACAAGGAAATCAAAAATTATTTTTGCAAGCTCTGATTCAAATTTCTGTGGCGATGAATAAAGTATATGTAAATGTAAATTTGGTTGGAGCATTGTCGCAGGCGAGACTAGCACTAGAAAAACTTTTATTTCTCAAATCAAATGCTCCCGATTTAAAGAACAAATTAGCTTGCTTAGAAGTAATAGTGGAAAATCTTAAAAGGTTAATTGATATCATTGAAAGAAAGGAATTGGATACCTCTGATTATGCGCCGCCTGAATTAGTTCCTGAATTGGTCGAGTTGGTTTTTTGA
- a CDS encoding aldo/keto reductase — MDPFSDLYQENFITGYCKKADTTDYFRRILGENESSGYTELDGIKISRLGFGSYRIARGNLAFARSIEISILGGVNLIDTSSNYGDGSSESLIGDVLRNLISKRELKREEIFIVTKIGYIQGRNMQVVEEKEKQGNGFSEVTYYDSNCYHCISPDFLEDQLERARKRLGLSTIDAVLLHNPEYFLMDREKHNVSEEKSKAEYYERIERAFAFLESKRKEGVIRYYGISSNTFPIEESVYTHTSLKRVFDIAEKIRIVNELESSGFRLIQFPANLYETGFITEKNNEDLSIAEFALANNLFTLVNRPLNAMKKKGGMDRLAIQEGKNLSKTEISLNDYLIRLKEYQERVFHSLGIDNEDFTFVSVIETYKDKFGTVEHYKQALNYSIIPQLKKVLGRVERLDKNKEFYEAYLDLLNEGIEKLGDYLDAKFSIKMKPLLEKLQKLDSELNDKTLSQASVLSLLSFQGINSVLVGMRSENYVEDMLPILKMQMPNLKEKDLMDLEI, encoded by the coding sequence TTGGATCCATTTAGCGACTTATACCAGGAAAATTTCATTACTGGATATTGCAAGAAAGCGGATACTACTGATTATTTCCGTCGAATATTGGGTGAGAACGAAAGTTCAGGCTATACCGAATTAGACGGAATAAAAATTTCTCGCCTGGGTTTCGGGTCATATCGCATCGCTCGCGGCAATTTGGCATTTGCCCGTTCCATAGAGATTTCAATTTTAGGTGGCGTGAATTTAATTGATACCTCGAGCAATTATGGGGATGGCTCTAGCGAGTCTTTGATTGGGGATGTTTTAAGAAACTTAATCTCAAAAAGAGAATTAAAACGAGAAGAAATCTTTATTGTAACCAAGATTGGTTACATTCAGGGTAGAAACATGCAAGTAGTAGAAGAAAAGGAAAAACAGGGAAATGGATTTTCTGAAGTGACTTACTACGATTCGAATTGTTATCATTGCATTAGCCCTGATTTTTTAGAAGACCAGTTAGAGCGTGCAAGAAAACGACTGGGATTATCTACTATTGATGCTGTTCTCCTTCATAATCCAGAATATTTTTTAATGGATCGCGAAAAGCACAATGTGAGTGAAGAAAAATCAAAGGCAGAATACTATGAGCGCATAGAAAGAGCTTTTGCTTTTTTAGAGTCAAAGCGCAAAGAAGGTGTTATCCGCTATTATGGAATTTCCAGTAATACATTTCCAATAGAAGAATCGGTTTACACGCATACATCTTTGAAACGTGTCTTTGATATTGCCGAAAAGATTCGAATTGTAAATGAGTTAGAATCTTCAGGGTTTCGACTTATCCAATTTCCTGCGAATCTATATGAAACGGGATTTATTACTGAAAAGAATAATGAGGATTTGTCGATTGCGGAATTTGCTTTAGCGAATAATCTATTTACCCTTGTCAATCGTCCTTTAAATGCGATGAAAAAGAAGGGCGGAATGGATAGACTTGCCATACAGGAAGGAAAGAATCTGAGCAAAACAGAGATTAGCCTGAATGATTATTTGATTCGGTTAAAAGAGTATCAGGAAAGAGTATTTCACTCTCTAGGTATTGACAATGAGGATTTTACTTTTGTTTCTGTAATTGAAACTTATAAAGATAAATTCGGGACAGTGGAACACTATAAGCAAGCACTGAATTATTCTATCATACCACAACTTAAGAAGGTTCTTGGAAGAGTGGAACGCCTTGATAAGAATAAAGAGTTTTATGAGGCATATCTTGATTTGCTTAACGAAGGAATTGAAAAACTCGGTGATTATTTAGATGCAAAGTTTAGCATTAAGATGAAACCTTTACTTGAAAAATTGCAAAAGCTAGATAGTGAGTTAAACGATAAAACTCTTTCGCAAGCCTCTGTCTTGAGTCTATTAAGCTTTCAAGGAATTAATTCTGTATTGGTTGGAATGCGTAGTGAAAACTATGTAGAGGATATGCTGCCGATTTTGAAAATGCAAATGCCGAATCTAAAAGAAAAGGATTTGATGGATCTTGAAATTTGA